From the Sardina pilchardus chromosome 11, fSarPil1.1, whole genome shotgun sequence genome, the window TACTTGAGTTATGAGTGACCTCATCTCTGGACTcacttttttaaaatataaaattACTTTTGACTGATCATTCCATTAAAGCCGCTGTTAGCAAGACGTTTTTGATCATATTCGCTgacagaacaacataaatcagCTGGTTTTAGGGAGGAAAACATGATTCTACCTCCACCTATAgctatttgttttgcaaaaatccaCCGCTCGCGATTCTTCTGGTCCAATAAGCGCAGGGCTGTATGATCGTTGGCAGATCTGACTGTGATTCTGACTGAATCACAGTTCGTGCACAACAAGCAACAAGTCCGATGGGAGGGTGCTCGGTGGTCGTGGGGAAGGGGCAAGAGAGTTgtatacattcaaaatgttggtTAAATCCCCTCAATCTGTCAGACTTGCCAACAGCAGCTTTAAATGTAActgttttcaaaataaatgttctGTAGTCCGTTGTGTCTTACTCAGTGCCTTTCTCAGACAGCTGCTGCCTGACTGCAGTGTCGACACACCTGTTGATCACAGAGAAGTTCATCAGCTCCTTCACTTACCACCCTCTTGAGCACGCTGTCCGGAACATTCCTCTTATGTGGGCACACTGCGTAAGCAGAAGAGTGGCTGAAGATAACAGGGGCCGTGGAGATGTCCAGGACTTGATTCATGACCGCTTCTGAGACATGAGCCAAGTCTATCAGCATCCCAATACGGTTCATCTCCTTAATCAGTAACTTGTTGAGGGAAAGGAGACACAAGCAAAGATTTTTAGTTAGTGTAAATTCAATTTAGCCTCAGAATACCTATATAAACTTTCATAAAATGTGGAATTTGCTCTGTAGGACCgtctggccaagaggccattgaagcccatttccaataGACAATAGTTCGCCTACAAAAtggaaccaaagctgccatctttacccatataaggagattgaagctaactacctacCTAAACCCAGTTATTAAAGTCTATGTTGGGTCAGAGCTAACATGAACACATTGTCTCTTGTTGGAAAGAATATCAactatttatcattattattattatatgttgttgttattattgttgtattgtgttgttgtcTAGAACAATAATGAAGTCctcaaaaaaaagaggaagtccAACTACCACAACCATTCACAGGAAAAGACAGTGACACAATCTCTGTTCTCCTTCCTTGACCTTCTATTGTCACTTTTGCAGGGCTTGGTTCTGCATGTGAAACCAGACACTCTGTCTCTTTGGGTTGTGTTGCATcatgtctcttctctctgacaGACTTGGCAGCTGATCAAGAATGATCATGACCAGCTGGTTCCCTCAGAGTGGGTGTCATAAAGTTtcatctctgctctgctgcacGGTGGAGAGCTCACCTTGCCGAATGGAGACAGGCCATTGTGCTCCACAGGGTCATCTCCGGTGTCCACCAGCCAGTTGTCAGCCCTGTGCAAAAAGgaagataaataaatgaatgaacgaatggcATCGCGTATAGCATCGAAGGTACTTTTAGGAGTGTTATGTGTATGATCTACTCTGCGACCCTGCCTATCTCTTCATGCTTATCACTGACGCTTGGAATCTCCCTGGCTTGCCCACGGTGGAAAAATTTAGTTTCAGTTCAGTTTTAGGAGATACTTAATCTATTGTGTCAAGTCCCTGAGGGGTTGGGAGAGTATTTGTACATTCCTTGTAATTGAACTCTCTTCCCAGTAAATGGTATTTTGATAATTGCGATCCACGCTCCAACTTCCtcatatatatttgttttaccTACACACTGTAACTACCTTCTCAACAATACCTTTTGAATGCATTCATATAAATAAATTaatctgtgtgaatgtatgcaATATTGTTATGGAAATGTGAGCCATGTACAAAATTCCTGTTTGCTTTTCACTTAATTTCGTCCTACAAAACGGACCACCCTGTGGTGTTAGACGTGTGCAGAGCCCCCAAAGTATCATAGTGGGAAGTAATCCCACACATTTACATTCCTTCGTAATAGTTTTGTGTTTCCTTGCGAAGTCAAAAGTATAATAAGGGAATGCAAAACTATTGCAGGAGAATGTCAACACGTTGTGAGCGAATGCAAAAGTAGCTTGGGAAACCTCCGGGGACTCTGGAGACCCAGATTCCCAGATTCCCAgattcccagattcgttaacaaatctgggaaacccggccctgatCAGTGACATAGAAGTGGAGAGGTGGGAGCGGGTGGCACCCACCAGGGCGTGTTGCAGCTGTGGGTGAGGGTGAGGTAGCGGGCCCCCAGCTGATACATGGTGCGGAGAGTTCCCAGGCTGCTGTCGATCGAGTGCCCTCCTTCAATGCCAATCAGACTGGCTGTCTTACTCTGATTGAAGGCTGTCATGATGTCTGTGGAGTGGTGGAGCATTGCGTTAATATGTGACATTTGTCTAAGACTAAGCACAAAAAGAATCACAAGTTTTACTTGTTATCCTTTGGTGAAGAAGTTATTCTGTTTCTGTAAAAGCTGTGTCTAGAAATCCAGAATGGCATCGAAAAGCAGCATCATTGTGTGCATGACTTATATAACCTTATATTCACATTCGCTCTTCTCAAAAAATATGAATCACTTTTGGAGCTGAACTGGAATCATTGCAGCTTTTACGTAACATTGACAGAGTAAGTTGACTGGTTGGTGAGACAAAGGTAAAGGTGGTCTTGCCTTGAAGTCAAGGTGAAGTATATCCATGGAGCTTTCATATTCACACTGAAAAGTTCAGGCCTCGAGGTATGCATAGCAATAATCGTATAAGCAATAATATGATCTTATAGAAATGTATATCAGCTCTATCACTCACCTTTACTACTAGTGGCAAACATGAAGTCGTCGGGGTATTTGCTGCACATTCTGTGGACGATATCAATTTGTTCCAGTGTTTGTCGAACAGCATCTTTGTATTGTGTCTCACAGGGTACATAGGCAGCCCAGAACTGAAAGAGAGATTATGGAATGTAACATACCGACACAGATATGAAATTTGAGATATAAGAGAGTATAACAGTATGCACTCTacacttcatttgtgtgtgtggtgatgagtGTGTTTAATGTAGCTTATAGGTGAACAGGAAGATCTGCTTTATTCCATTTCATCTCTTTATTTTATCTTTGTTCTCCAGGGCCCAGGGCTTCGGCTGGTTTTAGGGTCCCAAGGAGGGAGAGGACCCTTGAAAAGACTGGAATAAAGTGTATTTGCTGAATAACTAGATTGATTGACTGGCTGACTGAATTTTGTGTACAAAAAATAGTGAAGACTGTCTAAGGCAAAATTTGTATAGTCCGCCTGCAGGACGATAGGTAGGCTATGCACTTTTTGTTGTTGACAAATTGATGAATATGTTTTCTTGAGCTGCTTGTGTTTTGTCTATTTGCAAGTGTTTTGTCAGCTACCATGTGTTGTCATAAATCGCAGGTAATTTGCACTCGTCGACCACAGTACTGAGTCGCTCTGATGAgaagtcgctttggctaaattaaatgtaaatatttgaataaatgtaaatgtgttatataCTGCACTTTGTAGGCTACAGATTTGTTTACAGAGTGGAAGATGTCAGTGGACTAGTCCAGCCTAttccacacaaatacataggAAGGCTGTGGTTCTATGTCTGCGGTAGTCTACTTTCATTTGAATGTTGTGCATGCGGTCACATAGTCTCTGCATGTAGTCACGTAGCTGTAAGTTAGAGGAATTAGAGGAATAGTGACACAATattctgtctcgctctctcacacacacacatgcacaaataggAGGGCTGTGGTTCAATAATGGTTTATATAGTCTGTGCATGTTGTCACGTAGGTCTGACAGGTAGTTTCATGTCCGCTACTGTCAAGGGTTTCAGCTTTGTGTGTACTTTAATTTTTCTGCCCTCAGTAAATGTCTGCTGAGGTGAGTTCAACAGGCGTCACCTTTACATTATTCAAAACTGCTAGCCTATAGTTGCTCAGGAGCTACTCTATTGATTTTGTTTATGTGAAGAGATCAAACTCCCAATAGACTTGCTTAAAATTGGGTTAAAATTGTTGAATTTCAGTATAGGCTTTTACAGCCAGTATTGTAattaagggataatgtatcccTTCATTAGTCATTATTGGAGAATACTGTAAGTCCCGACACGGTAGGACCCCGACGCGAAAGTCAAGGGGTCTTACTTCGTCCTGaggggacttattttccgataatgaccaacGGACAATACATTTTCCCGCTTATTACATGGCCAAAACGAGTCGAGAAACTTCACACAATGGGTCTTCTGAAAAATAATTTGTTACCATTTAGTGGCTTCTGCTGAGAAAACAAAAAGTTTGCCACACAAATAGCACTCAACTTACATAACTGTAAAGGTTGGAGGAGATAGTGGAGGAGATAACTTGCAAAACAAAATTGCTTGCACACAATTTAAGATGTGTTTTTGGGATCACAGTAACAACTTCTATTATGTAGGCCTGCCCTACAGTGTTTATTTTTTAGCAAAATTTCACAAAATCCAAGCAACAAATGAGATTTATCTGCAAATACAGCTGTCTCAGACAATCTACTGAGCCAACTAGCCTACTCATAGAATGATATGAAAGACATAAATCAGAGGCACAAAATCCATTTTCCTTGACTGCTGTCTGCTATACAAAATGATCAGACCTctgaacgttgggaaggcccattcaagtgAATTCTACAGCATGACTATAGATAAACCACATTTTCTAGCAGCACCCCTGTGAGGATACAACAAGCAATTAGCAAAACAGTGAATTTagtatgtgtttttttcattcagaagagtttgtgtgtgtgtgtgtgtgtgtgtgtgtgtgtgtgtgtgtgtgtgtgtgtgtgtgtgtgtgtgtgtgtgtgtgtgtgtgtgtgtgtgtgtgtgtgtgtgtgtgtgtctttgagcaCCTGTGCAGCCAGTCGTCCTTCCTTGATTTTgttgatgttggtgtgtgtgccctcCAGGGTCTTCAGGTCTACTTTGTTCAGCTGGTTGTTGAATCGTTTCCTCATCTGCCAGGGAAGGTCATTGTGACTGTAGCAACAAGAAGTCAAAGTTCATGCAACTGACTTGCCACAGCAGAAGCAACATAAACATGGTTTAGCCATTGACAGGTTGCACAGGTAGTCTGTAAAATCAGACTGCTATTGTCAGGGTTTCAATAGCTCATCTATGTTGTTCACGCACTGTATGCTTTTGCAGTCTATCAATTGGATACTTTCCTCCATGTGTTTCTTCCTATTTGATCTAATATAACACCAAATTCAGGACCACCAGAGAATATCTGTCTATCTAAGTCTGCTGGTttgtaaatgaaatgaaataacgCATCAAGGTTACTTGTGTCAGTTTCAATCCTTTCCTACCCGTCTATGAGTGGAGTCTCGGCCATCAGTCGAAGAGCGCGCTCCCTGAGGGTCTCAGCCCCAGCGACGCTGAGCCCAAGGGCCAACCCAAGAGCCACGACAAACACACAGCTTAGTCCTCTGGCCAGCATACTTCAAACACTAGCTATACTGTGTCCTTAGAATCACTTCAGGTACACAGGCCTATACGGACTTACACAGATATTAATTCTCTTCTTTTTAGTCTATAGATTCCAATCTGATCTTGGCTGGTCACCTCTGCGTCTGTTTGTCTCAAGAGTGAATGCCCAAAGACCATCAGCCACAAAAATCATAGGCTGTGCTAGGGTTAATGTATAATCCAGTGTTGTGGAATCTTTAGAGCAATACAGCTGAATTATATTGTCGAAATCTGCTGTTCCAAATGTTTAAGCTCAATAAAAGATAACTCCAAAGCTTTATTTTTGTGTAAAACGGCACGCTGGTTAATGAATGTCAGGTGGAGGAAGCCAGCCCTGGGTGAGATGAGATTAttagtacaagtacaaagacaacaaaatgcagtttgtgtcAATCCAGAAGCGCAAAAAGCAGAGATGTGTGATTTGATGCGATTTGGGGTGGAGCCAGCCTTTGCCAGAGTGCGGGGGTATAGTTTGGTGGTTGTCACCGGAATGCAGAGCTATAGAGTTTGATGGGGGGACAGCTTCTGCAATAGTAAATGTTTGGTAGCTTGATGGTTGTCACCGGAGCGCAGAGCTAGAGTTCAGTAGGGTGACAGCTTCTGCAATAGTACTAAATGTGTTAGTCAGCTGGTGACCAAACATTTTCTGGCAAAGGCTGGCTCCAGAGAGAAAGTCATAATTCTCTGGAACTGACACCACAGCCTGTGTTGTACATTTGgtgattatttttttggttacacttttacttgaaggtatctatgGACTGACATGTCATGAACATGtcaaaaacatttgaaaaacaaTCTTCATATGTCTTCCTACTGATGAAGgcctaaatgaatgaaacttCACCTCATCAATAAGTTGGTTGATCCGTTGAGTGAGCAGTGttgcattttctttctcttgcacTCAAGTTGCACTTAAGTTGTTCTAGTTGCATTTGCAGTATCACTGcggtattattattaaacttttAACAGTTCAATATTACTGAGaacatgtctgtctttctaCCTACAAAGTATAGGTAGAGGTGGCGTCTGCGCCTTTTGTCAAATGTTTTTGTTATGCCCTGTGCGCAACTCCAAGAAAAGTTTCAGTCAAGTCGTAGAAAGGATTTGTACAGAAACTGTATTCAAAAGAGCAGCAAAAACATTACAGGCTCTGAGTGACAAACATAAAAAGCAAACGTTTCGGGCCTAGGCCACCATCAGTGTCTCATTGACACAGATGATGGGCTAGGcctgaaatgtttgttttttttgtttgtcagaACCTATTTTGAGACACTGACGATGGGCTATGCCCGAAACGTGtgtcttttttattttgacagAGCCCATTTTGAGACACTGATGAATGATGGGCTAGGCCCAAAacctttgtcttttttgtttgtcagAGCCTATAATGTTTTTGCAGCTTTTTTGAATACAGTTTTTGTATAAATCCCAGCCCCTGAGTCTCTACCTTTCTACGACGTAGTATGAACAGGCTGGGAATGATACTTTTCAAGATAATAATGCTCAAACATGGCCCCCAGGCCTTTATGAGAGTGTAAAAATGATACAAAgtcaagagtgaaaaatatgaaaACATTGGAATTTTACAGATCTTAGTTTtttctgggttgtgtgattcacctcactgtgtgttcactgtgtgctgtgtgttcactaattcggttaaattgggttaaatgcagagaactgaatttccctcacgggatcaaaaaagtatatattctattctattctattctattcttgcCTATAGGTAGACAAACTCTGAGCAAAATCTGACATGGTGCagaaccattttcctggattttatCTGATTCGAAACAGAATGGCCCTAAGGCCATTGGAGGTCTCATGGCACTCATCACAAAGAGTACGGGGTTTTCTGGTTTCCTGGCTTAAATTCCTAACTGGCTCGTTCAATCTGGCCCCATAATCACCcaatcattcattcagtcattcgttcattcattcattcattcactccctcactctccacctaaagctggtgtgtggtgagtgttctGGTGCATAATGACTTCTGGGCTACAAGTGGGTgttacacattggtggtggttagtgagggcTTTGGCCTTGATGAAGCACTATGACTAGGCTATATAAATACAAGTTGTTGTTAATGTTGTTATGAAAtcactgctctctcactttgaATGAATAGAATGTTCATGCCAGTCACATATCGCCACTCATCATGACTCATGGAATTCCCTCTCATCTAATCAGAGATTAATAAATGTCTCAACTGGATCTAGCAGTTCTATAATTGACCATATACTGTCTCTTTTTGGTCAGTCCTCCTTTATTACCACTGTGTTAAGTGCTAAACCAAGTGTTATCTCATCTCAAATTACATCAGGAAGATCTTATCTCTGAGGACAAGATGTTTTTCCATGACCAGTCATTTCTGTCCAGAGAAACTTAAATATTTCCATGGATTAGTTGATGTTTACAAGATTCCTACTTAACTTTATTTCTTATTGGTACAAACTCTACGTTGGTAATGATTGATAGCACAGGCTATCCTAACATTAAGTCTGTCAGCATGCAGTGTTACTTTAAAA encodes:
- the dpep1 gene encoding dipeptidase 1, with product MLARGLSCVFVVALGLALGLSVAGAETLRERALRLMAETPLIDGHNDLPWQMRKRFNNQLNKVDLKTLEGTHTNINKIKEGRLAAQFWAAYVPCETQYKDAVRQTLEQIDIVHRMCSKYPDDFMFATSSKDIMTAFNQSKTASLIGIEGGHSIDSSLGTLRTMYQLGARYLTLTHSCNTPWADNWLVDTGDDPVEHNGLSPFGKLLIKEMNRIGMLIDLAHVSEAVMNQVLDISTAPVIFSHSSAYAVCPHKRNVPDSVLKRVAEKQGIVMVNFYNDYVTCSPTANISDVANHFDHIKNVAGSSIIGFGGDYDGVGRVPEGLEDVSKYPAIVEELLRRGWTDSDVKAALGENLLRVFKKVEEVRDSSSSPPDDTPISLDEVKNPCRTDYGYPTPPGNAGPRLAHTPPALILSLMLLIALLAKSF